The Myxococcales bacterium region CATCGCGATGCCCGCGACGGGCGCCTTGATGGGAACGCCGGCGTCCATGAGGGAGAGAGAACCGCCGCAGACGCTGGCCATCGACGACGAGCCGTTGGACTCGAGCGTCTCGGACACGACGCGGACCGTGTAGGGGAACTTCTCTTGCTCGGGGAGCATGCGCACGAGGGCGCGCTCGGCGAGGGCGCCGTGCCCGATCTCGCGACGACCGGGGCCGCGCATCGGCTTGGTCTCACCGGTCGAGAAGGGGGGGAAGTTGTAGTGAAGCAAGAAGCGCTTCCATCGCTCGCCCGTGAGCGCGTCGATCTTCTGCTCGTCGCTCGACGTTCCGAGCGTCGTGGTCACGATGGCTTGCGTCTCGCCGCGCTGGAAGAGCGCCGAGCCGTGGGTGCGCGGCAGGAGGCCCGCCTCGCAGACGATGGCGCGGATGTCTTTGGGTCCGCGGCCGTCGATGCGCTTCATGTTGCTGAGCACGTAGTCGCGGACCACGTGGTACTTGCGCTCGTCGAACTCGGCCTTGATGAGCTTCTCGTGCTCGGCGAATTTCTCGGCGCCCAGCTCCGCGGTGAGCGCCTGGACCATCTTGTCCTTGACGCTCTTGTAGGTGCCGTATCGGCTCGCCTTCTCCTTGATGAGCGAAGCCTCGAGGATGCCCGCGTCGCACAGCTTCGCCACGCGGCTCGCGACCTCGGCCGGCAGAGCCTTGGGGACGAAGGCTCGCTTGGGCTTGCCAACGGCCGCCTTGATCTTCTCGATGAGCTCGATGATCGGCTGCGCCGCGCGGTGGGCGAACCACAATGCGTCGATGATGTCGGTCTCGGAGGCCTCGCCGGCCCCGCCTTCGACCATCACGATGGCGTCTTTGGAGCACGCGACGACGAGGTCGATGTCGGCCTGCGACTGCTGCTCGAAGGTCGGGAAGGGGATCAGCTCGCCGCCGACGCGGGCGACGCGGACGCCCGCCAGGGGGCCCGCCCACGGGATGTCGCTGATGCTGAGGGCCGCGCTGGCGCCGCACACGGCGAGGACGTCGGTGGGGTTCTCTTTGTCGGACGAGAGGACCGTCGCGATGACCTGCGTGTCGTTCTTGTAGCCCTCGGGGAAGAGCGGGCGGCAGGGGCGGTCGATGAGGCGGCAGGTCAGGATCTCTTCGTCGCGCTGACGAGCCTCGCGCTTGAAGAAGCCGCCGGGGATCTTGCCCGCTGCGTACGTCTTTTCGACGTATTCGCAGGTGAGAGGGAAGAAGTCGAGGCCCGGGCGCTCGTCGCCGGAGACGGCCGTGACGAGGACCATGCTCTCGCCGTAGGAGACGAGGATTGAGCCGTGAGCTTGTTTGGCGAGGCGGCCCGTTTCAAAGGTGAGCGGCTTGCCGTTGATGAGGACGGATTCTCGAACGAATGCCATGAGAGGCTCCTTGGTGCGTCGACGTTGCCTTAGAGGCATGGCGCCGGCGCGGTTGTCTCGCTTCCCGCGAGACCAAGACGCACGGGGGCGTCGGTTGTTGACGAGTGCCTTCGTCGGGCTCGCCTTTGGTCCTCGGTTGCTGGGCTCGAGAGGCTCGAGCGCAGGAATCGAAGAGCAAGGCCGGGGGCGACAAAAGCTGGGATCGAGCGCGGTCGTCGCGCCGCGGGGCGCCGCCTTGGCAGAGCCCCACGACGGGTGCGGCGACTACTTGCGGAGGCCGAGCGTCGAGACGACCTTGCGGTAGCGCTCGAGGCTGGTCTTGCGAAGGTAGTCGAGGAGACGGCGGCGCTTGGAGACGAGCTTCAAGAGGCCACGGCGCGAGTGGTGATCTTTCGCGTGGGTCTTGAAGTGCTCTGTGAGGTAGCTGATGCGCTCGGTGAGCAGCGCGACCTGAACCTCGGGCGAGCCGGTGTCATTTTCGTGGGTCTTGAACTTGCCGATGAGCTCGGACTTCTTTTCGGTGTGAAGCGGCATGAGAACTCCTGGGGCACTCGCCCCGTCACCAGGCAGAAGCCTTCCTGCGTGATGCAGAAGAGCCACCGCAAGGTCTCGCGCGGCCGAAGCCGCCCGGCCATTTCCCCGTAGCCTGACGCATCATGCGTTCAGTACCGAGAAAGGCTCGCGGAGTATTGTGCGCCCCGGGGCCGTCGTCAATGAGGGAGTGCGGCGGCGCGGGCGACGAAACCCAAATCAGCCGGGCGCGGCCCGTCACGCTCGGCGGGTCAGAAGCGGGCCTGGAGCGAAAGGCCGGCGCCGATGCGCAACGGGTCTTGGAACTTCCGGAGCGACGCCGTTCCTTCGACCGGATCGCGAACGACGAGGGTCCCGTTGTTGTCGTTGATGACCTGGGTCCAGAGGACCGCGCCGAGCATGTCGGACATCGTCCAGCGGAGGCTGAGGCGCCCCTGGACCGCGACACTTCGCTCCGCACCGTAGGGAAGGATGGAGTTGTCGCCCTGCGTCCGCACGATGATCGTTCGCGAGGCCGGCACGCTGCCGCCGTCGGCGAACTCGCTACGGAAGGTCGCCGGCAGCTGGATGCCGCCGCTGATGCCTGGCGTGAGCTTGAGGCTCGCGATGTGGTAGTCGGCGGCGAGGGCACCGAAGAGCTCGGGATCGCTCTTGGCGTTGGCCGGCAAGGTCTCGAAGGGAATGAAGCCCGGCACGTTGCGCACGATGAAGTTGAGCTGCTTGTAGAGGCCCGTGACGGAGAGCCGCGCGTAGCCAACCTTGAACACGCTCTGCAGGGCGCCGGCGACGGCGCTCTGATCCTTCGTCGTGCCGGAGCGATCGAAGTCCTTGAGGTGTTGATTCAAGACCGAGGTCTCGCCGCTGACGGCCACGGCGAACTCATCGGCGTTGTACTTCTCGGGTGCGAACAGGATCTGGGGCGCGTTGGGGTCGTTTCGATAGAGCTGGAAGTCGACCGACGAAGGCACGGGCATGTTGTGATGCACCACGACGCGCGCCGAGCCGCCGTAGGTGTAGACGGACTTGCCGCGGACGTCCTCGAGGTCGAACTTGCCCTGCTGGAACGCACCGGCGCCGAGGTCGACGCGCACGACGGGACCGAGATCGACGCCGCCGCCCAAGAGGCCGCCGTAGTTGGTCTCACCCACGCGCACCGTCTCGACCTCGCTCTCGCCGCCCGGCGAGAGCACCTGCTGCGGCTGGACGATGGTGGCGGTCTTGAAGCCTGCGAAGACGTAATAGCCCTCGCCGTCGTACTGGACCTTGGCGCCGGGCGATGAGCCCTGAATGCGCGGGAAGATCGACTGGTTGATGTTGGCGGCGGTGCCACCCCAGCTGATGTCGTAGAGGTAGCCGAGGCGGAAGCGGTCGGTGTCGAGCGGAAAGAGGACCGTCGAGAGACCGAGCTTCTTGTTGGTGGCGCTCGTCCCGTAAAACAGGCGAATGTATGAACCAGAGTCGTAAAGCGCTGAGTTGAGCGAGCCCGTGTTCGCCGACAACGACGCGAGGTCGAAGCGCAGGACGAGCGCCGCCTCCGTCGTGAGGCCCTCCACGAAGGCGGGCATCTTCTTGTACATGACGAGGTGCGTGAGGTTTTCGCGGCCCGCGAAGCGCGAGTTCAAGCCGTCGGCGGGCAGGCGGTATTGGGGCCTGTCGCCGATGTTGAGGTTCTGCGAGATGGGCGTGATCTCCCCCGTGCGATGGAGGAAGTCGTCTTCACCGAGCGTCCACGTGAGACGGGTGTCCATGAAGTTGCCGTAGTTGGTCCCCGGCGGCGCAGTGCCGGCGGCGCGGGCGCCGGCGGAGCCGAGGGCGAGGTCCTCGGGCTTCTTGTCCGCGTCGACCTTTGCGTCGCCCTTGGCGTCGGTGCCCGCGGAGGCTGCCACGCCGATGCCGCCGCTCGCCGCGGCGCCGTCACCCTTCGTGTCGGTCGGCTTGTCACCGGCCTTGTCGCCGGCCTTGTCGGACGTCTTGTCGTCGGTCGACTTGGTCCCGTCGGTCGGGGCGGCTTGCGCGAAGGCGAGGTTGGGCGCGGCGAGAAGCGCCAGCAGGCTCGCGACAGCCGCGTGACCGGGGCGAAGAAGGATCGAAGAGGGGGGGCGGTTCATGGGGGCTCGAGGTGTGCTCTCCATCGCGGAACGAGCGGCGAAACGGCGAGAAAAGGTCATTGGGTGCCCGCGTTGTTGTCGGTGTCGAGACGGGGGAAGACGCAGGCCTGGTCCGAGGCCTTCGGCGACGCGCCCATGTCGGCGACGACGTCATCCTGGCAGCGCGCTTCGATGGTGAACTGCGAGCCGTCGGAGAAGTAGCGGAGGGTCCCGCTGTACGCGCGCAGCGGCTTGCCGCGCGCCGCGAGGACGTCGAAGTCGGGCGCCGCCGTGGCGTTTGCCTGGACCTTCACGGAGCGTGAGCCCTGAGCGGCGCGCTTCTCCTCGATGACGAGCTCGAAGTCGCTCCGCTGCGCGAAGGCTGACCACTCGACGCACTCGGGATCCTTGTCGCAGGCGTTGGAGCACTCGGCTTCGTCGGGCCGATCGAACTCGACGCGACCATTGCGGTTGAAGTCGCAGTTGGAAGCCTCGTTGGTGAACGAGTACTGGCCGCCGTCTTTCGGCGCGTCGCCCTTGCCAAAGTGTTGGGCGATCCGCACCTCGACATCGCCCTTCGACTCGACGCGCACAAGGGAGGCGGACGCGCGAAGCTTCTCTTTGAGGTTCGCAAGATCCGTGAGCGCCAGCACGCGCGGCTCGGGGACGAAGCAAGGCCGGTTGCACTCGAGGGCGTCGCCGTTCTTCTTGCAAACGCGCTCTTCGACGGACCAGGCGGGGAACGAGAGCTCGGTGAATCCGAAGAAGTCGACGGCCGTGCCGGAGAGCGTCACGAGGCGGTCGCAGACGCCCAAGCGCGCCGGCGGGTTGAAGGTGTAGGCGAAGATCGATGTGTAGCCGCGCGGGTCGTCGATGTCGGTCACGTAGAAGCCGTCGGAGGCGATCCGCGTGACCACGAGCGAGTGGTTGAACTTGTTTTCGCCGCGGTCGTAGCCCGTGTCGATCTGAACCTGCTCCTTTGGGAAGGGCGTGGCGGCGCCGCCCTGACCCACACCGCGGACGTCGGCGATGCGCGGATACTGGAAGAACAACGTCTCGCTCGCGCCGGTGGCGAAGCCGCCCGGATTCTCCGTGTCGTCGTCGGCGAAGGCGCAGCCGGGGTCGGTCGGAAAGTCGACGAGGCCGTCGTTGTCGTTGTCGACGCCGTCGGAGCAGCGCGGCTTGTCGGCGCCGCTCGGCGCGTAGCCGACGTCTTCGGCCCAAATGCGCGAGTCGCCGTAGGTGGCCACGAGATCGACGACGACGCCCTCGGCGACACCGCCGCTGAGCTGCACGTTCCGGCCTCGCACGCCGCCGCCCGCCATTTGGAAGATGGTGCCGGGCTTCGTCGAGAGGCGAACGAAGCCGGAGAACTTACCGTCGGGCTTGCCGTCCGCGCCAAGGGCCTCGATGCGGACCGTGAAGCGCGTCGCGTCGGTGAACGTGATGGGCAGGCGCTTTGTCGCCGTGCCGACGTCACCCTGAACGACTTGCACGCGTATGGAACTCGCGCCCGGCGCCTGACCGAAGCCTGCGGTGCAGCCCGCTGGTGCGATGGCGAACGCCGCGATCAGGCCTGCGAGGGCTCGCTTCGGCATGTTGGCTAGCTGGGGCTTGGGTCGTTGATTCATCGGCCGAGCATCTCGATGCGATTGTCGCTTGCGGCTCCGAGCTTGCTGTCGACACACGAGAGGATCTTGCACTCTTCGCCGGCGAGGGAGCACGCGTTGAGGTCGACCTGGCAGGCCCTCTTGAACGGCGAGTCACGGCACACCTTGTTGTGGAACTCAGCGACGCCGTCGCGGCAGGCTTTGAGCACGCAGCGCCCGACCACCCCTTCGCAAGCGCCGTCGGTGCGACAGACCGTTCCCGTGGGGCTCTCCTCGGCGACGACGCGTCCCTGGCATGCGCATACGAAATCCGAGCCGCAGTCTTCGTCGGTGCGGCACACCTTAAGGCCGTCGGCGGCGATGCCGTCGGCAGAGGCGCCGTTCGCGTTGGGATCGCGCCAGCCGCACGGCTTGCCCTGGCGGATGTAGTCGATGAGCGCGTCGCGTTGCTGGATCTTCGTGTCGAACTGCGTGGTGTTGCGTTGGAGCACGCGATAGCCCGAGCCGCCGCCAGCGAGGTAGTTGCTCGTCGCGAGCTCGTAGAGGTTGGTCTCCTCGACCGGTGACATGCAGCGCTTCGCGCCGTCCTTGTCGCAGACGCCGGGTCGCACGTTGCCGCCGATGGCGCAGTCGGCATCGGCCGCGCACTTCGTCTGGGTATGGCCGATGTAGATTTGTTCGGCGCAGGCCACGAGGCGGCACCGACCGCGGGACGTGTCGCACCCGTTGGTCGAGTTGGGCGGGCAGTCGTCGTTGCTCTTGCACTCGGCGCCGGCGTCGGGACGCGTGCAGCCGGCGCAGTTGATGCGAACGCGAGCACCGCCGATTTGAGCCTGGGCGTTGCAACCGCGGAGGGAAGACCGGCGCGCCACGAAGTCGAAGAGATCTTGGACCTCCTTGCCGGAGAGCTGCATCTTCGAGATGGAATTGTCGAAGGGGAACATGTTGTACATGCTCTCGACGGAGACCGGTCCCGGGTTCAGGTCGGTGCGGATGCCCGTGGTGTTCGTCAGCGAGAAGTCCGTCTGCACGCCGAGGCGAAGCCAGATGGAACTCGCGACGAGGTTGCCAAGCGGCGAGTCACCGCCGATGGGAGAGCTTCGCTTCAGCACCGTGGGGGCGAAGCCCGCGAGGATGTCGAGGTCCGCGACGACGTCGAGCGTCCGGCGATAGGGCTCGAGCATGTTCGCGACGACGGGGTCTTCCGGCAGCGTGTCGTCGATGGGAATCGCCTGGTAGCGATTCGAGACGACCTCGAAGCGATCGGTCGGGTTGTAGTCGCTGGCGGCACCTGTCGGCGAGACCTCTGCGGCGATGTTCGAGACCACCAAGTCCAGCCGGCCGACGTACTTGCTGAAGGCGCCCGAATGGACGATGAGGACCTTGCGCGGCTTGCACGCGCGCTTGCGCATGTACGGGTGAAACTTCGGATCCGGGTGGTCGGCGTCGTTGGGCGGCTCGCCGCCCAAGTTGACCTCGAGCGCGGGATCGGTGACCCAGACGTAGCCTGGCGCCAGCGGGTCGGCGGCGCAGTCGGTGATCTCCTGCGGTGGGTTGAGGACGATGTGGTTGTGGCCTCCCACCACCACGTCGATGCCCGTCGTGCCGCGCACCATTCGCTGATCGACCTCGAGGCCCAGGTGCGTCACCATCACGATGAGGTCCACGTGGGGCCTCAGCAAATCGATGTACGCCTGCGCGGTCTCTACGGTGTTGAGCGGTTCGATGCCGAGGCGGTTGGGTTGGTCGAAGACCGATGTCAGGCTCGAGAGGTTGGCCATGCCGATGGCCGCGACCTTGAGCCCCCCGAGGTCGAAGACCTGAAAGGGTTGTGAGATGGTCCCGAGCTTGGGGCTCTGCGGCGTTGTGGGATCGTCGAAGCGATAGTTCGCCGCGAGGGCGCGAAAGCCGGCCCACCTCTGGAACTGCGTCGTCACGTTGAGGGCGCCACGATCGAACTCGTGGTTGCCAATGACGGCGGCGTTCGTGCCGATGGCCGTGAGCGCCCGCACTTCGGGCTCGCCGGCGTAGAAGTTGAAGATCGGCGCGCCCTGAAAGCAGTCGCCCGAGTCGAGGTGCACCACGCGACTCGCGCGCGCCCGCTCGCGACCGAGCACGTGGCCCATGCGAGCCACGCCGCCGATGTTGCGCACCGTGTCGATGGCTCCGAGACCGAGGTCGGCGTCGACCTTCGTGATGATCTGGTCGTAGCTGTAGAGGCGCGAGTGGATGTCCGACGTGTGAAGGATCGTCAGCCGCGTCTGGCACGTGCCTCCACCGGGGCAGGGGCTCTCGAGGCCACCGCCCGGCGTCACTGTGTCGCCGCAGCCCGGCGTGCCAAGCGTGACGAGGAGTCCCAAGGCCAAAAGGACCAGCGCGCCGGCGATTCGACGAAGGTGCTGTGCGACGACGGACGGGGACCGGTCAGCGACCTGCATACGCCCCGTGCCAATGCCCTTTCGGTGCCCCGAAGGCAATGGGATTCCGCGGAGTCGGGCTGCGGCTTAGCTGCCGCGCAGGGCGCTCTATTTTTTCGCGTCAGGGCTTCAGAGCCGCCTGTCGGTCTTGCGCCAGAAGCTCGCCTGGCTGAACCGTGACTGCGAACGCGCGGCCATCCCAGTGGACCGTGACGACGCGGAAGCGGACGGGCCGATCGACCGGCTCGCTCTTCCACCGAACGGCCCACGCCTGTTTGCCCCACGCGTCGGGGCGCATGAGCGCGGCGTAGAGGCCCGTGCTGCCGGCGTCCGTGATCTCGCCGGGCAAGGTCTCCTTGTTGTCGTCGGCGGCGACGAGGACGAGTTCTGCGTCCAGATCTTCCCAAAGGAGCATCGCCATGGTGCCCGGGCCGCTGAACAGGCCCTGCTCCTTGAGCTTGCGACCGATGCCTTCGCGAGCGCCGTCGCCGCCCGCTGCCTTTGGGTCAGCGAAGAGAGCGCCGAGGCGCGCGGCGGACCAGAGACGGGCCCAGTAGCGAGGATCGTTGGGCCCGGGGCTGCCTTCGCCGGTGGCGACGTCGCGCTCGATGCGGAGCGCTTCGTCGATGCGCCCTGCACCAGCGGCCGCGGCCGCGAGCCGGAGCCATCCGACGGAGCTCTTCCGATCGAGGTCCGTGAGGGTCTTGTATTGACGATAGGCCGCGTCATACCAGCCGTGCCGGAGGTACACGTCGCCGAGCACTCGGCGCGAGAGCGGACTCTTGTCGTCGAACTCCACGATCTCCGAATAGGTGCGGACCGCTTCGTCGACTTCGCCAGCGCTCGAGAGGACGTCGCCCAATTGCTTGGCGAGGCTCGGTGTCATGAAGCCGCGATCGCGGAGTCGTCGCCCGTGGGCCAGCGCCTCCTGCCGATCACCGGCCTTGGCCAAGAGACGTACGAGCCGCAGGTCGCCCTGAGGATCGCCCTCTGCGCGGAGCATCGCCGCCCGGACGCGCAGGACGCGCTCTTCCGGGGTCTTCAGCTCGAGCAGACTGCGATCGACACCGCTCCAATCGACGATGCCGCCGAAGAGCACCCGCGACACGGCGGCCGCCAGGCGAATGTCCACCGTGCGGCGAAGGATGGCTCGCGCCACGAAGCGTTGCGCCTCTCGATCACCTGAGAGGTGCGAGAGCACGACTTCGGCGGCGCCTTCGGTGTCGACGCGCTGCTGAACGAGGTCAAGGAACGCCGCTTGGTCGCGCCAATCGGGCAGCTCGCACGCGGCGCGGGCCATTTCGAGTTGTCCCACGACGGCGCGCGCGTCGGCGGCCTGCTTCATGCGGCGCTGCCAGAGCACGATGCGTTCCGCGAGGGGTCGGCTCGCGCTGTCGCTGCAGCGCGCGAGCGTGCGGCGCCAGGCGGTGACGGGCTCTGGGGCCTTGGCCGGTTCCAGCGTTGCGGGCCGCGCGGTGGCGGTGCTCTTGTCGGGGCGCTGGAACATGGGCTCGAGCTTTCCTTTCGCAGCCTGCGGCGGCGCGGGGGTGAGGGGGGCGACGGGGCGCGGCCGAGCTAGCGACTCCTGCCGTGGTGGCCCCCCGACACCGCCGGCGGCGCCGACCTTTAGCTCGGTCGGCGCGTCTCTCTCGAGATCCGCCAGACCACCCGGCGCGCCGCCCTTGTCACCCAGGCCTGCAACCGCCGTTGCCGTTGCAGCCGGGGCCGGATCGGCGGGCGCGATGGGCGACGGCGCCGGGCTCGCGACGGGCGTCGTCGCGCGATGGTCGGCGGCCTTCGCGCCGGCAGTCGCTACCGTTTGCTCGCGCTGCTCCGTCGTCGCGGGAGCTTCGCTCTTGGAGCAGCCCATCGCAGCTGCCGGTGCCGAAAGGGGCGGCGCGACGAACGGCGCCTCGAGGGCGCGCTCCATTTCGCTGCTGGTGATGCTCGTGAGCCGCACGCCCCGGAGCCGAGAGCGCTTTCGCTGCACCCCTTGGCGCGCGTAGGCGGCCTCGCTGTCGAGCGCGAGGATGCTCGTGTAGGGCGTCATCAATCCATATTCGACGCCTAGGTCGAGCACCTTGCTGCGGTTCTCCTCCGCCGCAGGACCGCCGCCGAGCAGTCGCCTGATGTATTCGGCGGCCCACAGGCGCGGCACCAGCGAGGTCGTCACGCCTGCGTCAAGCGAGAGCGCATACTCCGCCCCGACGTCTCGCCCTCCGGCGCGCCACTTCATCTTCACCTTTGGTGGAAGCGGGTGGTGCGTTCGCGCGAGGAGCACCAGCTCTTCGCCGTGCGACAGCTTGCCCGTCGACGAGTAAAACGGCTGGTCGAGGCCAGCGCCGAGGTCGACCTCTACGTCGGTGAGCGTCGGCGTCTTGATGGCGCTCGTGAGGCGCAGCGCCGCTCCCGTGACTTGCTCGGCCTCGTCGATGCGGAAGTGTTGTCCGCCGCCGGTGCGGGTCAGTTGACCTAAGAGGTCGTGCCGCGCATCGGCGCCGACGCCGATGGAGAAGAGCCGCGCGCGCGCGCCGGTGAGCGATCGACGGAGTCGATCCATCAGCGCCTCGGGCCCCGTCTCGCCGCTCGTCGGCGCGCCGTCGCCTACGTACACGATGGCCGGCTGCTCGGCG contains the following coding sequences:
- a CDS encoding bifunctional metallophosphatase/5'-nucleotidase codes for the protein MGLLVTLGTPGCGDTVTPGGGLESPCPGGGTCQTRLTILHTSDIHSRLYSYDQIITKVDADLGLGAIDTVRNIGGVARMGHVLGRERARASRVVHLDSGDCFQGAPIFNFYAGEPEVRALTAIGTNAAVIGNHEFDRGALNVTTQFQRWAGFRALAANYRFDDPTTPQSPKLGTISQPFQVFDLGGLKVAAIGMANLSSLTSVFDQPNRLGIEPLNTVETAQAYIDLLRPHVDLIVMVTHLGLEVDQRMVRGTTGIDVVVGGHNHIVLNPPQEITDCAADPLAPGYVWVTDPALEVNLGGEPPNDADHPDPKFHPYMRKRACKPRKVLIVHSGAFSKYVGRLDLVVSNIAAEVSPTGAASDYNPTDRFEVVSNRYQAIPIDDTLPEDPVVANMLEPYRRTLDVVADLDILAGFAPTVLKRSSPIGGDSPLGNLVASSIWLRLGVQTDFSLTNTTGIRTDLNPGPVSVESMYNMFPFDNSISKMQLSGKEVQDLFDFVARRSSLRGCNAQAQIGGARVRINCAGCTRPDAGAECKSNDDCPPNSTNGCDTSRGRCRLVACAEQIYIGHTQTKCAADADCAIGGNVRPGVCDKDGAKRCMSPVEETNLYELATSNYLAGGGSGYRVLQRNTTQFDTKIQQRDALIDYIRQGKPCGWRDPNANGASADGIAADGLKVCRTDEDCGSDFVCACQGRVVAEESPTGTVCRTDGACEGVVGRCVLKACRDGVAEFHNKVCRDSPFKRACQVDLNACSLAGEECKILSCVDSKLGAASDNRIEMLGR
- the rpsO gene encoding 30S ribosomal protein S15 yields the protein MPLHTEKKSELIGKFKTHENDTGSPEVQVALLTERISYLTEHFKTHAKDHHSRRGLLKLVSKRRRLLDYLRKTSLERYRKVVSTLGLRK
- the pnp gene encoding polyribonucleotide nucleotidyltransferase, which encodes MAFVRESVLINGKPLTFETGRLAKQAHGSILVSYGESMVLVTAVSGDERPGLDFFPLTCEYVEKTYAAGKIPGGFFKREARQRDEEILTCRLIDRPCRPLFPEGYKNDTQVIATVLSSDKENPTDVLAVCGASAALSISDIPWAGPLAGVRVARVGGELIPFPTFEQQSQADIDLVVACSKDAIVMVEGGAGEASETDIIDALWFAHRAAQPIIELIEKIKAAVGKPKRAFVPKALPAEVASRVAKLCDAGILEASLIKEKASRYGTYKSVKDKMVQALTAELGAEKFAEHEKLIKAEFDERKYHVVRDYVLSNMKRIDGRGPKDIRAIVCEAGLLPRTHGSALFQRGETQAIVTTTLGTSSDEQKIDALTGERWKRFLLHYNFPPFSTGETKPMRGPGRREIGHGALAERALVRMLPEQEKFPYTVRVVSETLESNGSSSMASVCGGSLSLMDAGVPIKAPVAGIAMGLISDGSRTAILSDILGDEDHLGDMDFKVCGTAKGITAIQMDIKIAGLSREIMTTALSQAREARLFILGKMLETLATHRNDLSKHAPRITTVKVKPDQIRIIIGPGGKTIKGIIDQTGVAIDVNDDGTVNIASSDSDAVKKALDIIRGLTAEAEVGQTYKGPVTRLEDFGAFVEIMPGKEGLLHVSEMSHERVERPSDIMKEGDVVEVKVISVDVQLGRIRLSRRELLPLPEGEAGEMAKARMLAARESGGGPPRRSGPGGGRGGRDDRRGGGGGGRGPR